The Oryza glaberrima chromosome 5, OglaRS2, whole genome shotgun sequence DNA segment caatttttttctttgcccTAGTTGCATCCAAGTCCAAAGTccaagcagagagagagagagagagacgctgCCTCAGTCGTCTCGTCTCGTCACGACAGCACAGTACAcaagcttcctcctcctcctcagcagCTGCTTCACACTCAcactgcctcctctctctctctctctctctctccatcttgcTGCTAAATCCATCCGCACCTAATCCGGCGTGCGGTGCGGGAGCAAGCAAGGAATCCACCCCCCCGTGGCGACAAGAGAATCGGATCGAGGGCGTGCAGGCGCAGctggcgagcgagcgagcaggggaggaggggaaggaaagCTCTTGGTACACCCAACCGTAGAGGCGGAGAGGGCATCGGCTCAGACGGTGGCTGCAGTGCAGGCCTCAGCTGGGGCCCTCGGCTCGGATCTGGGGAGgacgcgccgcggcggaggcgatgcAGGTACGGGGAGCTTCTTATTCTTTTACTAGTACTAAGTTTGGTTCTCTAGCTTTGGAAGGTGAAGTGGGGGAGCTTTGTTTGTGGGGGGATTTTGGGGGGTTTGATTTGATCTGGGGGTGTGTGACTGTGTGTGTGCTTGTTAGGGTTCTTGGAGCGGTGTGGAATTCGGCAATGCGGATGGGTTTCTCCTGGTGGTGTTTCTTGCTGCAgcattttctttgttctttGACTTGTTGAGGTGGGGATTTCTTGGTTTCGCTGTTTCTGAGCGATTCTTTTCCTTCCCgaaaattttctctctctctctctctctctctctctctctctctttaacTCTGTACGAGccctttttgtgtgtgtgtgttttcaaAAGATccatttttttcctgctctaatTTTGGTATTTGCGCTCGACTTTCCTTTTATTTCTGATCAATTTGTTACTAATGGCGGCAAGAACGTTATCAGGGTCGCATGGTTTGCGCTAATGCTGCCTTCAAAATATTCTCGATTTATTTTTGCCTCGAAGGTTTTTACAAGCAGCAACTAGTATTCTTCTTGTGTTGCCTTCCGATTCGACGGTGCCGAATCCTGCAAAACTAGGTTGGCGAACTGTCATTATCGAGACTTCATAGTGGTTTCATACGAGTTATCTGCGGCTGTATTAGTTCTCACCATTTTCCCTCTTTGATCTGTATCTCTCAAGTTTCAATTTCTACAAATTtggttttttagataatggaatgaaatagcatcccggcctttactcaaaagagctacagctaattattacaaactagcACTATGTAAGAGTGAAGTCCAAATGGAAGCAAACACACCAACCAAACTAGACAAAATAACATTATTCCAGTCTATTGGTAAATCTCCATCTATGATTGACAAACAGTTGCATAATCGTCGTTTCAAACTTACGACATGCAACAATTAAGAAATCTGcatcttcatcacacttttTTAACTGTGCGCACAGAcgaagccaatatgttgccttgAAAATGATCTGCATATAAGTAATAGtaggtgatttgtcaaaaaccctaTCATTCCTACTCAGCCACAGAGCCCAATACAAGACAGAAgctccaacaagtatcagtttGCTCTTTTTGTTTATGACTCCCTGAAGCCAATcatcaaaaatatgagatatgctaGTAGGAATatataaaccaaaagaaaactgaactgctctccaaataaactttgcaaaatGACAATCAATGAATAAATGTTGGATAGACTCATTTTTCGTACAAAAGCAACATCTTAAattaccattccaattccgtcttgctaaattatccttggttaacACAACTCCTTTAAGCaaataccacataaagatcttgatCATAAGCGGCATCTTGAGTTTCCAAATTAACTTATTTCTGTCAATGTAatcattattaattaaagctaagtACATTGATCTAACTGAGAATTGGCCATTCTGATGATAgttccatctaaaacaatcagAAGTATTATTCAATTGAATATGAACAATAGATGCACACAATTCATGCCAAAGTGTTaaattctgaccaactaaagctctcctaaaagaaacattgaGCGGAACAGAAGCCATCACACTAGCAACAGAAGAACTTCTCCTTCTGACAATAGCATATAAAGATGGTTACTTTTCTCTAAAGGCCATATTTCCTAGCCAtctatcttcccaaaatcttatttgttccccattattcacaatccaagaacccataaTTAAGAAAGTGTTTTTGACTTTCATGAGTCCTGACCAAAAATGGGAGTCACCTTGTTTCCTGTCAACTTGGGTTATAGACTTATTATAAAGATACTTTCTCTTCAATAGGTCTTGCCAAACACCATTTTCATTTATTAACTACAAATTTGGTTAGTAATGGCAAGGAAATGCCAAAATGCAGCTTTTTTTTTACGGGGTTGAGCACCCTCGCTTCCTTTCCTCTTGATTCGTTTTGCATTGCTGCTATATTCATGGAGATCTAGTTTAGTACATCGTGCAAGTGAACAGGTTGGTTTCTAAGGGGGTAGGTAGGTGTGGTGAAAAGGATATTAAGGCCACTATGGTGTTCTTGGAAGTGGTCATAATTCACGAACATGTCcgtgatttgtttttttggcaATCGATGGAAAGTTCTTGATTTTAAGTGTGGACTTTGGGGGATCTATATGAATTACGAAATTGTACTAGGATACGGTTTTTTCTTCGCGGGTTAGTGAGTGGTGTGTGGGTCTCTCTAACGCCCTCTAGACTAGAGCTGGGATGGATTTGGATTTAGAGAATTTTTTTAGTGTGGCCAGCACTTGTGTTTTGGCTGCAAAATTTGTGTGAAAAGAAGTACTGAACAGTTCTGTCAGGTGTTTTTTCTGCTTGATTATCAAAATGAAACCTGAGCTCAGATAAACCATGTTGTACTTATGATTCTCGCATGCTTGATTTTGCAGGGTTTGCTTGTAGTGAAATTCTGCACCTAATGAATTATACATACAATATATAAGATGGCAACAGAGGTCACTCAGAATTATTTTGCATGGTCACAGGAGGAATCACCTGTGCAAGACAGCTCTCAGGTAATCTCTCTCTCATCATATTTGATCACAGAGCTTGTTggttcaattcaaatttgaaatttctAGCACAACATGGTAACTTTCCTAGGTAATCTCTCTCATCTGTGAATTATCGTGTCTGTGTGCGTGTGCGTTTGTTTGTCGGCATATATGGTGGTTAGATGAAGTAAAAATGGATAACCTAAGAATTGGCAAGTAGTCATCTACCTTATGCAGTACAAATTGTAGAAGTTCCATGCTGAGAACTAGTATTAGGCATGCCCACGTTTGTTGATGTTGTTATTTAAATTCTAGTTAGGAAATAATGGCTTCGAATAGGAAATAAACCATTGCCTTTGTCAATAATCTCACTGATTTGTATCTATGCAATTTCTTCCTTTAGGGAACACCACAAGTGTTCGACCATGGTTCCATATCTTTTGGAAGATTTGAGTTGGAATCACTAGCATGGGAGAAGTGGTCTGTATTTGCCAATGATAGGCGCCATGAAGAGTTTGGCAAGTTCAATGGTTTGGTTGCTAAGAAGAAGGCATACTTCGAAGAATACTTCAAGAGAATTAGGGAGCTAAAGGCTTTACAACAACAAAACCAGCAAACTGAACTTAATCTTGACTATAGTGGTGATGGTAGTGATTCTAGTCAGACAGGAGAGGATGTGCCAACTGCAGATCAGGCATCTCCTTCTGGATCTGGAACCCTTCTTGATTCCATGGTACAAACAGGTGTTCAGACTATATTTGAGAATGATTTGGAATGCTATGATGATAATGACAAAGAGATGTTAGATAAGGATATTTCTCCATCAGTTGGAGGCACATGTCAAATTGAGCAAGAATTCAGAGAAAGTGCAAGCGGTGGTAATCATCCTGACAGAATGGTGGATGTGTTGCAGCAAAACACCAACTGTGGTCCAGATGATCTGGGAAGGCCCATGGAGTCTATGATGACTCTGAAGAGAACTGTCAAGAAAGATTCACTGGTTGGTCAAGCTGCAAAAACAATGCCAAAGACTGTCAATATGACTTCTAGTAATATTCCGGGTCATGCAGTTGTTAATAAGGTAATGGCACAGTAAATTCATATTTTCTCCCCCATTATAGTCTGGTGACATATGCTTTTTGATCTGATCTGACCTGGGCAATGATCTACTTCACTGTCGTGGACAGCAACAATATGCACCCACTATTTGTGGAACATACTAACATAATTTAGGCCTTCTCTTAGTCGAAGAACCCACATGCCTTCTTAGCTTGATATCTACAGTCACTTGCTACATAAGTTGCAATTGATCGGGCTATGTTGCAAGCTGCATTTATTACACTGGGAGCATGATTGCACGAACATTTATTTCATAAGgttataatattattttctcaTGAATAATTTCAGGGAACTGATTCAGGCAAATCCAGTGTGGTGAATCGTAGAGCCAAGCCAGAAACTATTCAGCAAAGGCTAAAAGCAGTAACTGGCAATATTGTTGACATCGTTGGAAGAAGCAAACCTGTGGTAAAAGAAGTCCCTGGTATAATGGGTGTTAGAAGACCTTCCTCTCCAGCACTACAACGCCCCTCCACCAGGGAACGACGACCTGTCACCAGAGATAGTTCACGGAAGGCTCCTGAAGTTGCCACCATGTGCCGGCCTTCTACTGCTGAAAGGCGCCCTGCCACCCGGGAGTTGGCACCAAAGCAAGCCAACACAGTTGTTCCGTGTCGACCATCTACACCAAACAGGCGCCCTATGACCAGAGAGTTGGCGCCAGTGCATTCAAGCATTGCTACCCCACGTCGACCTTCTACTGCTGAAAGGCGCCCAATCACCAGAGGGATGGCACCAATGCATCCTAGCATTGCTACCCCAGTTCGACCTTCCACTGCTGAGAGGCGCCCTACCTCAAAACAGATGGCTCAAAAGCATGTTGGTATGGCCACCCCATCTCGGCCATCCACTGCTGAAAGGCGACCTATCACCAGAGAGGCTGCACGGAAAAACGCTGATGTTGCCATCTTGCATCGACCTTCTACTGCCGAGAGATGCCCTATCACCAGAGAGACTCCACAGAAGCATGCTAACGTTGTCGCACTGCATCGGTCTTCTACTGCAGAGAGACGACCTGTTGCTAGAGAGATTGCTCCAAAGCATGCTGATGTCACTCTCACTCCTGCACGCCGGCCATCTACCTCTGAAAGACGCCCTGTCACCAGAGAGACTGCACTGAGGCACAGTAATTTCACCGGTTCATGTTGGCCTTTGACTCCTCAAAGGCACATCAGCAGGGGAAGTGCACCAATACATGCTGACGTTAGCACCACCCCGCGTTGTCCATCTACTGGAGAAAGGCGCCCTATCACCAAAGAGAGTAACATAAAATTGGATGAAAAAACACCTATCAAGTTGAGAGGCATGCTGGCTAACCCAAAGGGTGGTATGGCTACAGTAGTATGTTCTGACCCCTTCTCTTTCAGACACAACAATGATTGTATcgtaaaatcaaaataattcTTATATCCACTGAATTAATGTGGAGAATATGAAACATCAAAGTTTCTCATGCTGAATTTCTTATATCCATTTTGTTCTTCATGCAGGTCACTCCCCAGAAGGCAATTACTCAAAAGCTTGTTAAGAGTAGCAAGCCAGAAATGAAAAGGTAATCTTTTGCAAAACTATTCAGAGATGCTTAATTGATTACTTCTCCACTGAGATTTTAACAACTTTTGGTTGCATTTGGCAGTTGTGCTAAAGAGAGGACAGAACTTCAAGCAGTTGGGAAACACAAAGCAAGGTGCTACTTCTGCTAAGGAGCTGGAATGCTTGTTATGTTCGTAAATTAACTTAAAAGAGTATTGATCTAACACAACTTTATCATTTTCTTCAGTTCTGTTAACCTTCCTCCAAGGGAAATGTTTACTTCAAATGTTAGAGCCAATCGAGTCCCAGAAAGCTTCAGAAAGCCAAACAAGGTGACATGCCCGAgcttattttttgtttcatgcTGTTTGTCTAAATTGCATTCATTAAGTACTGTAGTGACATATGCAGTGCTGGCGCCTTTGGCCATTTTTATTGCTGTCTGGCGCCTTTTACAACTAGATTAATTACATTTGCATTATGCATTTTCTTTGCATCCTGGATGCTTCCCTGTTGGACACACTATATTGATAAATCTAGTTCAAGTTACTACCTGCTGCCACAGGGGAAATCCGCAAGTAAATTTTAGCGATACAATATGGAAATTGTAAAGAGTGGCTTATATTTAAAGGTGTTCCACACCTTATTCTGGGAGGACTTTGCATAGTCTTGTTCCAGCCTACACTGGAATCTTGCACTGCACTTCACGTTAGTGTTGTAGCATATGGCTATAAGCTAACCCATACCTCTGAATTCTAAAGATTATCTTATGGGAGACAAACTGCAAATGAACATGAGATAATGAAATTTTCTACTGCATTACACGCTTTTGATTTGCTGATAATGATGATTATCATTTTTTCAGGGCATTCAGGAGACAGCGAGATCTCAAATATCCTCATCAAAGAGTGCAACTCCTGCGCAGACTAGAAGTATAAAGACAAGGGCTCCCAACGTATGTGTTTTCTCCTCTTATACTACTGTTCAGTAATAATAGTTGGAATTCATTCATGGTTTGTTGCATAAAATTTTCATGTTTATACCTTGAAGTTGGATTTGATCTTTTGCTCCCTTGATTCTTcagccacctccgcctcctcccccaccgcggCGACCTTCTCAGATATCCAGCAAGACAAACACAAATAACTTGTCTGTTGGTGGAAGGAAGCCCAAGTAAGCAAATTCATCATGCCTCATAAGAATCAAATGACATATTTTGCAATATCATATTGACAAACCAACTCACAACAAGCTTCTTGTACACAACATTTGTGAACTGTAAcctaaaaatgatctttttgACTCCAATGCAGGGCTTCTACTCCACACTGGCACTAACCCAATCGAAAGTCTCCAATCtaggatcctgcagaacaagaTAGCTGTGAAAAAATGTGAAGAGAAAATGAGGCATTCGACGCATCTAAAAGCATTAACCGTGCTGTTCCTCGTTATCTTCTGTCATTAGTCGTTACTAGTACCACTTACCATCACTTTTTGTCACCTATTAGAAGTAACCAATGTAGTGTTCGTATCTACCAATCTGTAATATGTCCAGTTCTCCACTAATCCCGTAGTTCTACCGTCCAAGAATTTACCTAGAACATTGTATATACCTGAAATAAATGGAGCTTTTGGCTGATGAACCTTGACCAACGAGATCTTCGAAGGTAGGCTGCAGTTCTTGAATTGTTGAATTAttattatcttcatcttcattcatCTGTAACTACTGATTCATCTGGTTTGTTATTACCGATCGTGATGCCGttgttttgtcaaaaaaaaaaaaggagatcgGTTTGTTATTACCGATCACAATGCtgttcttttataaaaaaaaaaaaaaacatggatctATTGGCATAATCTTTTTGCGCCAGGTACTCCGACCATTACTCGGTTACCGACGAAAGTGAGATTTGGATAAACTTtgccaaaaatttaaatttccgTTTGATCTCTCAAACGTGGGCTGGTttaggcctgtttagttccaacacaaaaatttttcaccccgtcacatcgaatgtttagacacatgtatggaatactaaatattaataaaaaaaattaattacacagatcgcgtgtaaattacgagatgaatcttttaagcctaattgctccatgatttgacaatgtggtgttacagtaaacatttgtcaatgacagattaattaggcttaataaattcgtctcacagtttacaggtgaaatatgtaatttatttattattagtctatatttaatactttaaatgtgtgtctgtatatccgatgggACACACGTAAAACTTTTTATCCTTgttctaaacacaaccttactTCACAGTTTCTTGATCTCTACgggtaggggtgggcagaaaaagaccgaaccgaaaagaccgagaccgagaccaaaaagaccgagaccgagaaattcggtcatcaattcggtcctaggtagtgaaagaccaaattttgttcggtcaattcggttagtttCCTCGGGTAACCGAatagaccgaaaagaccgaattatcaaaaaaatatctaaatacAACCTACAACccactatgtttaataggattaaactctaatttttcacatccctacttcttttaggcatgcaacctaataagagtctttacttATAAGTGCTTACgaaatttttttgtgatttttgtgttgaaaatttccactatttctttgcatatatgaaaatcttgttgaatttcggtcaggaccgagaccgagaccgagttTGTCGGTCCTGACATTTTTTCACCGAAATTCagtcttcacttttcaaagaccgaaaaaaccgaaagaccgaagaccgaaaccgaaattttcggttagaccgaatgcccacccctatcTACGGGCTTGATAAGATCAATAATCGTAATAACCGAGCGGTTGCGTGACTTGCTGTTGCATTTGTCAACCCTAACAtagtactatctccgttttaGGTTCTATTTCAGgttgtaaaactttctagcattacccatgtTTTAACCTgcaacggaggaagtaacatcTATGCGCTGAaatcccttaaaaaaaagaacatttataCGCTGGAACCGATCTGAACCGTCCGTCCACCCACCGACCCACCAATGGTGCGATTTCCACCGTCCACCAAACGCGAGCCGCCTCCACCCTCCACCTATCGAGTCAAAGACGACGACTCTACCAGAGcacgtggacccggtccacgaACGGAACGCCCCTACACCGAATGGGCCGTTGGGTGTCCACGCCTCCCACACCCACACCCCCCTTGCCTTTTTCTGCAAGACACGGAAACCTTCTGGAACCGCGTGGATTCCCCGAAACGCCCCTGCCCCCACGCTCCACCCGTTCAATAATTCTAGGAGTATTATCGTAGTTTCGCCACCTGCCCTTCCGCCGCGCTGGTGTATACTAGGGCACGCGCTCCTCGGAATCGCCACGAGCCCACGAgccagaaaaaaaggaaaaaaagagagtcgTAGttcgcctcttcttcctcctctcgttctcgcggcggcggcggagatggcgtcGTTCTCGGAGGCTCCCCCGGGCAACCCCAAGGCCGGCGAGAAGATCTTCAAGACCAAGTGCGCCCAGTGCCACACCGTCGACAAGGGCGCCGGCCACAAGCAAGGTGAGCCCCACTCCCTCCCTGCGTCTCGGAGGAGCTAATCTGTAGGGCTTATCCTTTCTCTGTGCTGACTGCGGGGGGATGGGGATCTGGGTGGGGTTTCGCTACGATTCTCTGCTTGATGTGGAGACGGGCGGTTGAGATCGGAACTTGTAGGTGATAGATCTGCCTGTATGCTTCGTGTTGCATTGAATGGTGCTTAGATCTGTGGGATTGGTGATGGGATAGTCGGATTTGTCCATGTATTTGATACTTTCCCGGGTTGATTGCTATGGATTTGCGGGATATGGCATTATTAATGCATATTCAGTTAGGCGCTTCGCCCCCTAACACTTTAAAAGGGCTGTAGCTGTAATAGTTTTAGCTTTGATTAGAGCCCTTATTATAGTCTAGCTTGTTTCAGATTGCTTGCTGCTACTTGGGAATAAGTAGTGATTGTATGCTGAGTCTGATGGGATTGCTGCTTTAGAATTATTTGCTCAAGGAAACGAATCCAGCGTCTGCTTATGGATTGTTGAATAAAACCTCTGTTCCATCTGTTTAGGATGCTTGTATAAGCCTACATACGCTTCCTGGTACTTAGTAGTAATATGTGACAAGCACCAATCTCCATACAAATTGACTACTGTCTTTTTAGCAGTTTATTTTTCCTGTTTCTTGGGTGATTGTGTAAGTTTTCCCATTGTTATAGATTGCATTATTATGTGTATGAACCATTGGATGTCATCCGCAAAGATCTCCATTTGCTGTCTATCTGTTCATGCTTACTTAGTGTTCGGAGGATTGTGTGGTTGATGATGAGATCCATGTTTGTACTCTTTTCAGGTCCAAACTTGAATGGTCTGTTTGGAAGGCAGTCAGGTACCACCCCTGGTTATTCCTACTCTACGGCCAACAAGAACATGGCTGTGATCTGGGAGGAGAACACACTTTATGACTACCTGCTTAATCCTAAGAAGGTATGATTAATGATAACGTTGGCCACCTGAGTTCTATAATTTTACTTGTAGCCTGCTATTGTTTCCCTCCTTTTAGCGTGCACAGGGTTGGAACTAAATGTTGGGGTTTTCCAGCCTGTTGTTATTTTGTATTCCTGTTGCTTGTGACACTCTAGAGTAATCTTCATGCTATCTAGTTTTCTGTATTGACCGCCCTTTACCATACAAAACTTCAAAACTCTTAAACATGGTTAGAGAGCTTTGTAATTATCTAGTGAAACTCAACGTACTTGTGCATGTTTCGCATCGTTATTGTTTAGTTCACTTCTGATGTACTTTTTTGGGTTTCTTAAATATTTttccacatgcatgatttactGTTTTTGAGCAGTAGTCTCATCAGAATACAATTCTTATTAAAATCAATTGATGTTCAGAGCGAATAATCTGAAATAGGCTTAAGGTTAGGAGAACCTGATTCATGTGATTCTGACCCTAGTATCAACATGAGGCTATGTATAATGAGTTCTCATTGTTCGTTACTATGATCACTCTGGAGTTCTTATTGCTGATTGTTTTTATATCTAGATGTTTTAAATTAGTTTCTTGTTGCACGATGAGCCGGCTTTGTATTATTTCAGATGCACACATTTGTTTACAACCATGGACTCATTCTCTGTATTAGAGTGCCTTGTTTCACTATGGCACGGTCCAGTTTGGCGATTTTTGTTCTAGACAGCTGGACTGAGTCTGTTTTTCTCATTATGCAGTACATCCCTGGAACCAAGATGGTCTTCCCTGGGTTGAAGAAGCCACAGGAGCGTGCTGATCTTATTTCCTACCTGAAGGAAGCAACCTCTTAAAAGGAGTGGAGCTGTCGTAACATGAGACAATCGGACAATTCATTCTAcagttaaataaaaatatttagacATCTGGGTCGCTCTGGTTTTACAGGGTGCAATCCACGAGACAATTATCTTGTTATATTTTGTTCTTATGGTTTATGGGTTCCATATCTTAGGTTTAGCAGGAAAAGTCTTTCACAGCTTTTGCTTTAACTGCTGGAAAACACCAGTATTTTGATCACCAGTCGGTGAGACTGGATTGCATCCCTTTTGGAAAAATACTGAGATCCTTAAATTTGTGATATTTTGATCCATTGCATTTGCTACGGTTAGTTCTCTGCCTGTgatgttttcttttgtttgtgaTGTTTGGCCACGTAATTGTTCTTGTTGGTATCTCACGCATGGATGGACAGTTCGGCTGTCAATTTATGTTTTGATGGATGATCTGTATATTGATGAAGGATCGGTGTTCTTGACTTGAACGAACTGAATGGTTGATGTCTTTGGCACGTATTGGTGATGATTTACTCGGCTGTTTGATTGGTGCGATGATGAATTTGGGATGCCACGTGTGTATTGGTTATCAATTGTTCGCTTCGATGCCGTTGAATTTGCAACGGCGCACGTGTATTTGTTACTACTCGTCTATTTGAGCGGGAATGTAGGCATGGTTACTCGATGATTTTGATTGGGATTTTGGTCATGTGTTGAGTTGGCATGTAGCCATAGTTACTCGATGATTTTGATTTGGAATTCGGGCGTAGTTACTCGTCTGCTTGATTGGGGGAATATATGACTCGACACGAGATGATTAGAGATTGGCGCGTTGCAATACATGACGAATTGCTAGTGCCACGTTTTGAGTCGCGGTATTGTTTCTGTCCAGACGAGTTAATGGACATGACGAATTGGAGGTTGCACCGTTTGTCGATGTGCTCCCCGTTATAATGATTGAAAAATCTTCTGCTGTATAACAATCTCAGTGGTCGTGCCGGAGTGGTTA contains these protein-coding regions:
- the LOC127773742 gene encoding uncharacterized protein LOC127773742 yields the protein MATEVTQNYFAWSQEESPVQDSSQGTPQVFDHGSISFGRFELESLAWEKWSVFANDRRHEEFGKFNGLVAKKKAYFEEYFKRIRELKALQQQNQQTELNLDYSGDGSDSSQTGEDVPTADQASPSGSGTLLDSMVQTGVQTIFENDLECYDDNDKEMLDKDISPSVGGTCQIEQEFRESASGGNHPDRMVDVLQQNTNCGPDDLGRPMESMMTLKRTVKKDSLVGQAAKTMPKTVNMTSSNIPGHAVVNKGTDSGKSSVVNRRAKPETIQQRLKAVTGNIVDIVGRSKPVVKEVPGIMGVRRPSSPALQRPSTRERRPVTRDSSRKAPEVATMCRPSTAERRPATRELAPKQANTVVPCRPSTPNRRPMTRELAPVHSSIATPRRPSTAERRPITRGMAPMHPSIATPVRPSTAERRPTSKQMAQKHVGMATPSRPSTAERRPITREAARKNADVAILHRPSTAERCPITRETPQKHANVVALHRSSTAERRPVAREIAPKHADVTLTPARRPSTSERRPVTRETALRHSNFTGSCWPLTPQRHISRGSAPIHADVSTTPRCPSTGERRPITKESNIKLDEKTPIKLRGMLANPKGGMATVVTPQKAITQKLVKSSKPEMKSCAKERTELQAVGKHKASSVNLPPREMFTSNVRANRVPESFRKPNKGIQETARSQISSSKSATPAQTRSIKTRAPNPPPPPPPPRRPSQISSKTNTNNLSVGGRKPKASTPHWH
- the LOC127774988 gene encoding cytochrome c, with the protein product MASFSEAPPGNPKAGEKIFKTKCAQCHTVDKGAGHKQGPNLNGLFGRQSGTTPGYSYSTANKNMAVIWEENTLYDYLLNPKKYIPGTKMVFPGLKKPQERADLISYLKEATS